In Methanobacterium paludis, the following proteins share a genomic window:
- a CDS encoding ATP-binding protein: MYVNMKKEFLGDINTTKDILIPKDPLERVIGHEEIIKFVKIAAKQRRNLLLVGPPGIGKSLIAQAISVHLKKPDEEITAVHNPERPERPFVEVKTRKEMESEKKDLERAEGDVVDPHDVPEAVAERLGFRCPHCGSYNNAYQSVCPNCGSDKYAQINARRKHLGDLLGMFEQMNSGADIPKERVTTTRMRNGREEVVSYERVGGDGIKILDQHALEKRREIVENKPKNVIVPLKRNMFIQATGASETELLGDVRHDPYGGHPDLGTQPYERVVPGAVHEAHEGVLFVDEIVHIAPLQRYILSAMQDKVFPIVGRNPQSAGSSVRVDNVPCDFIFVGACNIRDIQYILPPLRSRIQGEGYEILMKTTMPDTEDNEAKIAQFVAQEIEMDGKIPHATRRAVELLIDNAKRRAETIDDQKNALTLRLRDLGGVLKMAGDMATMDGSEFIGENHMRFAVKNAVSIEDQIIERYKSFENAIEKDISSSQRMGNGKSRTPNENVDRSYM; the protein is encoded by the coding sequence ATGTACGTTAACATGAAAAAAGAGTTTTTAGGAGATATAAATACAACAAAAGATATTTTAATACCCAAAGATCCATTGGAAAGGGTTATAGGTCATGAAGAAATTATAAAATTCGTTAAAATCGCTGCAAAGCAGAGAAGAAACCTTCTTCTTGTTGGGCCGCCAGGTATAGGTAAATCACTCATAGCACAGGCCATATCAGTTCACCTGAAAAAACCCGATGAAGAAATAACCGCGGTACACAACCCCGAAAGGCCAGAAAGGCCATTTGTCGAGGTTAAAACCCGGAAAGAAATGGAAAGCGAGAAAAAAGATCTTGAAAGGGCTGAAGGAGATGTTGTTGACCCTCACGATGTTCCCGAAGCTGTTGCAGAGAGGTTAGGCTTCAGATGTCCGCACTGTGGAAGTTACAACAACGCATATCAAAGTGTATGTCCTAACTGCGGCAGTGATAAATATGCTCAAATAAACGCCAGGAGAAAACATTTAGGTGACCTTCTGGGAATGTTTGAGCAGATGAACTCCGGTGCAGACATCCCAAAAGAACGTGTTACAACAACACGAATGCGTAATGGAAGAGAAGAAGTTGTAAGCTACGAAAGAGTGGGCGGCGACGGAATAAAAATACTTGATCAACACGCTCTTGAAAAAAGAAGAGAAATTGTTGAGAATAAACCTAAAAATGTTATAGTGCCTCTTAAAAGGAATATGTTTATACAGGCAACAGGTGCAAGCGAAACAGAACTGCTGGGGGATGTGAGGCACGATCCATATGGAGGACATCCAGATCTTGGAACACAGCCCTACGAACGGGTTGTACCTGGTGCTGTTCACGAGGCACATGAAGGGGTTCTTTTTGTAGATGAAATAGTTCACATTGCACCGTTGCAACGTTATATATTGAGTGCAATGCAAGATAAGGTCTTCCCAATAGTTGGAAGGAATCCACAGAGTGCTGGAAGTTCTGTTAGGGTTGACAATGTCCCATGTGACTTTATATTTGTTGGTGCATGTAATATAAGGGATATACAGTACATACTACCTCCACTTCGATCCAGAATACAGGGTGAAGGTTACGAGATACTTATGAAAACAACCATGCCAGATACAGAGGATAACGAAGCTAAAATTGCTCAGTTTGTAGCTCAAGAAATAGAGATGGATGGTAAGATACCCCACGCAACCAGAAGGGCTGTTGAACTTCTTATTGATAATGCTAAACGGAGAGCAGAAACTATAGATGACCAGAAGAATGCATTGACTTTAAGGCTTAGGGATCTCGGTGGAGTTCTTAAGATGGCCGGAGATATGGCAACTATGGATGGAAGCGAATTTATTGGGGAAAATCATATGCGATTTGCCGTAAAAAACGCTGTTTCAATTGAGGATCAAATAATAGAGAGATATAAATCCTTTGAAAATGCTATAGAAAAGGATATATCCAGTTCTCAGCGTATGGGTAATGGAAAATCTCGTACGCCCAATGAAAATGTTGACAGAAGCTATATGTAA
- a CDS encoding biotin transporter BioY gives MEISIDNYFEKRYMLFKWRSNASLANKAVMALFMACITGIMAQVIIPLPWTPVPVTGQTFAVLVAGIFLGRKWGGFSQLFYVGIGVAGVPWFAGMTGGAGALLSASGGYLIGFVLAAFFLGYFADRYVKARNFIPMLALMLFANFALIYIPGLAVLSIWTQAATGAQPSIWTLLVMGVLPFLPGEVVKIGGAAALAKAVTPKKPFTGGEIDVKRAENLF, from the coding sequence ATGGAAATATCCATTGATAATTATTTTGAAAAAAGATACATGCTGTTTAAATGGCGTTCTAACGCTTCTTTGGCCAATAAGGCAGTAATGGCATTATTTATGGCATGTATCACTGGTATCATGGCTCAGGTAATTATACCCTTACCATGGACTCCAGTACCAGTTACAGGACAAACTTTTGCGGTGCTTGTTGCAGGAATCTTCCTTGGACGTAAATGGGGAGGATTTAGCCAGTTATTCTATGTCGGAATAGGAGTTGCAGGTGTACCATGGTTTGCAGGAATGACAGGAGGAGCAGGTGCATTACTCAGTGCATCAGGCGGTTACCTCATAGGCTTCGTACTTGCAGCATTTTTCCTGGGATACTTCGCAGACCGCTACGTCAAAGCAAGGAATTTTATCCCAATGCTTGCACTTATGCTGTTTGCAAACTTTGCCTTAATATACATCCCTGGACTGGCAGTACTCAGCATCTGGACACAGGCTGCAACAGGAGCTCAACCAAGCATCTGGACCCTACTTGTAATGGGGGTTCTGCCATTTTTACCAGGTGAGGTTGTGAAAATTGGAGGTGCAGCAGCCCTTGCTAAGGCCGTTACACCAAAAAAACCTTTCACCGGTGGAGAAATTGACGTCAAAAGGGCAGAAAACTTGTTCTGA
- a CDS encoding toprim domain-containing protein, whose product MSFRRLSCIIEELKICVEQGMPILIEGKKDEKALRELGINGNFIKVSGSGLKLFEIAEMAAQSSSKVIILTDFDKKGNELAKRLSSDIQSLGSHPDLTIRRKIMGITRKYIKDIESLPRHMHQLELEEHPCGDPW is encoded by the coding sequence ATGAGTTTTAGAAGATTGTCTTGCATCATAGAAGAACTCAAAATCTGCGTGGAACAGGGAATGCCAATTCTTATCGAGGGAAAAAAGGATGAAAAAGCGCTACGCGAACTTGGTATCAACGGCAATTTCATAAAAGTTTCGGGTTCAGGCCTTAAACTCTTTGAAATCGCAGAGATGGCTGCGCAGTCATCATCTAAAGTTATTATATTAACTGACTTTGACAAAAAAGGTAATGAACTTGCCAAGAGGCTTTCATCAGACATACAAAGTCTTGGTTCTCATCCTGACCTTACTATAAGGCGTAAAATTATGGGAATCACCCGGAAATATATAAAGGATATTGAGAGTCTTCCAAGACACATGCATCAACTGGAACTTGAAGAACACCCATGTGGTGATCCCTGGTAG
- the dnaG gene encoding DNA primase DnaG, whose protein sequence is MGKEEISTTKYLIHAQINANGIVEKPDVVGAIFGQTEGLLSNDLDLRELQKTGRIGRIKVNINSKAGRSKGEIVIPSSLDRVETAILAASLETINRVGPCEAYIQVSKVEDVRAVKRRKVVDRAKELYKGMMEEVTPESLKMIEEVKEAMRVHEITEYGDERLPAGPNVTSSDAILVVEGRADVLNLLRYGVKNAIAVEGVSVPKTVAELTKNKTVTAFLDGDRGGELILKELLQVGEVDYVTRAPRGKEVEDLAKDEVMVALRDKVPVEQIYHDLGVKVEKVEKVEPKGGDKVQVLKGILKDLEGSGNAEILDDALNILKEVKVENLYDELKNVNSNAYAVVFDGVISQRLIDIAKDKGLKQIVAVRMSEVVKKPSPIKVLTR, encoded by the coding sequence ATGGGAAAAGAAGAAATAAGTACAACTAAATATCTCATTCACGCTCAAATAAATGCTAACGGCATTGTTGAAAAGCCAGATGTTGTGGGAGCAATTTTTGGACAAACAGAAGGACTTTTAAGCAATGACCTTGATTTAAGGGAATTACAAAAGACAGGGAGGATAGGAAGAATAAAAGTAAACATAAACTCAAAAGCCGGCAGGTCCAAAGGGGAAATAGTGATACCATCAAGCCTTGACAGGGTTGAAACAGCAATACTTGCAGCATCACTTGAAACTATAAACAGGGTAGGACCATGCGAAGCTTACATACAGGTTTCCAAGGTTGAAGATGTCCGCGCTGTGAAAAGGCGAAAAGTCGTAGATAGGGCAAAAGAACTCTACAAAGGAATGATGGAAGAGGTAACACCCGAAAGCCTAAAAATGATAGAAGAAGTCAAAGAAGCAATGAGGGTTCATGAAATAACAGAGTACGGTGATGAGAGACTTCCAGCCGGACCAAATGTCACAAGTTCCGATGCAATTCTTGTTGTTGAAGGAAGGGCTGATGTTCTGAACCTCCTTCGATACGGTGTTAAAAATGCCATAGCTGTTGAAGGAGTTAGTGTTCCAAAAACAGTTGCTGAGCTAACCAAAAATAAGACAGTCACAGCATTCCTTGATGGAGATAGGGGTGGAGAACTCATTTTAAAAGAACTTCTTCAAGTTGGAGAGGTTGATTATGTTACAAGAGCACCTAGGGGCAAAGAAGTTGAAGACCTTGCAAAAGATGAAGTTATGGTTGCTTTGAGGGACAAAGTACCCGTTGAACAGATATACCATGACCTCGGTGTCAAGGTTGAAAAAGTTGAAAAGGTTGAACCAAAAGGTGGAGATAAAGTACAAGTCTTAAAAGGAATTTTAAAAGATTTGGAAGGTTCAGGAAATGCAGAAATCCTCGATGATGCTCTTAACATCTTAAAAGAAGTTAAGGTTGAAAATTTATACGATGAACTTAAAAATGTCAACAGCAATGCATACGCTGTTGTTTTTGACGGCGTAATAAGCCAGAGATTAATAGACATTGCAAAGGATAAAGGTTTAAAACAAATAGTGGCCGTTAGAATGAGTGAAGTTGTAAAAAAACCGAGCCCAATAAAGGTCTTAACCAGATAA
- a CDS encoding UPF0104 family protein, translating into METTSEFIRDHKWEIIITFIIGAFLIFIISFAVGLNDILEVLSHSNLNIIYLTIILELLLIVAWTLRWSLILDVVDHSPGFKKLFLMMFSSLFGNNVTPGAAGGEPLRAYLVNKLEGIPFDLAFVSASADRVFEFFPFLMVSLFAIYLIFTWNISIWSAIAISVLILITMVFFGLLIYVGINKEIAERIIISIARSVFPFFKKLTKKEVTFSYVTEQIIYYVERFSTGFLTVLQNHKMFTLGLIISIGMWLIDMVRMYLCFVAVGSYPPFIPMVIIYSIALLITILPTIPGALGLREGVMIGLFLVVGVPADIVLAASLIDRLVSYLMPTVIGAIVTVYYGKILKTKESESI; encoded by the coding sequence ATGGAGACTACTTCGGAATTCATTCGAGACCATAAATGGGAAATCATAATCACATTTATAATCGGTGCATTCCTCATATTTATTATATCTTTTGCAGTGGGATTAAACGACATACTTGAAGTTTTGAGCCATTCAAACCTCAATATAATATATTTAACCATTATTTTAGAGCTTCTTCTGATTGTAGCATGGACACTGCGTTGGTCATTGATACTCGACGTTGTTGACCATTCTCCAGGTTTTAAAAAACTCTTTTTAATGATGTTTTCAAGCCTTTTTGGTAACAACGTAACTCCCGGAGCTGCAGGCGGAGAACCTCTCCGCGCATATCTTGTAAACAAACTTGAAGGGATTCCATTCGACCTTGCATTCGTTTCTGCAAGTGCAGATAGGGTTTTTGAGTTCTTCCCATTTTTGATGGTGTCTCTTTTTGCAATTTATTTAATATTCACGTGGAATATCTCAATCTGGAGCGCTATCGCAATAAGTGTGCTCATATTAATAACCATGGTTTTTTTCGGGCTCTTGATATATGTTGGAATTAATAAAGAAATTGCAGAGAGAATTATTATTTCAATCGCACGTTCTGTATTCCCTTTCTTTAAAAAACTGACCAAAAAAGAAGTAACATTTTCATACGTAACAGAACAGATCATATATTACGTTGAAAGGTTTTCCACAGGTTTCCTTACAGTCCTGCAGAACCATAAAATGTTCACATTAGGCCTCATAATCTCCATTGGGATGTGGTTAATAGATATGGTAAGAATGTACCTCTGCTTTGTGGCTGTTGGTTCATATCCTCCATTCATACCCATGGTAATTATCTACAGTATTGCACTTTTGATAACCATACTCCCCACAATTCCAGGGGCTTTAGGACTCCGCGAAGGTGTAATGATAGGGCTTTTCCTGGTCGTGGGAGTTCCGGCAGATATAGTACTAGCTGCAAGCCTTATAGACCGCCTTGTAAGTTACCTGATGCCCACGGTAATTGGAGCTATTGTAACCGTTTATTACGGAAAGATACTAAAAACAAAAGAGTCCGAGAGCATCTGA
- the xerA gene encoding site-specific tyrosine recombinase/integron integrase has protein sequence MIEDYLMELEIRNYSKNTIKTYRSIINNFYKFLLTEDDLYDERLVLRAFKRYIRHLKRERNVSQNYIYLVTVVVKKFFEFGGIGVLKEVKTPKRTKSLPKSLSEDEVQRLIHAMDKPNFNNGHTHHSMSLMFRNKVILALLYSTGLRVSELVNLQTNSLDLEERTIRIRGKGEKDRIVLFDDKTGELIEGYIERRDSDSEYLFVNRSGNHLTPRYIQMMIKDYAKAAGIKKRVTPHILRHSFATHLLKNGVDIRAIQQLLGHSNLSTTQIYTSVDMHTLKNVYDKAKLS, from the coding sequence ATGATAGAAGATTATCTCATGGAACTTGAGATAAGGAACTACTCAAAGAACACCATAAAAACTTACAGATCAATAATAAACAATTTTTACAAATTTTTATTGACTGAAGATGATTTATATGATGAAAGACTAGTTTTAAGGGCATTCAAAAGGTATATACGTCATTTGAAACGTGAAAGAAACGTTTCCCAGAATTACATATACCTTGTTACAGTTGTTGTGAAGAAATTCTTTGAGTTTGGAGGTATAGGAGTGCTTAAAGAAGTTAAAACTCCTAAAAGAACAAAATCTCTCCCTAAATCGCTTAGTGAAGATGAAGTGCAGCGTCTTATCCATGCCATGGACAAACCTAATTTTAATAATGGTCACACGCATCATTCAATGTCTTTGATGTTTCGAAACAAAGTTATATTAGCTCTGTTATATTCAACAGGGCTCAGGGTTTCTGAACTTGTAAACCTCCAAACAAACAGTTTGGATCTTGAAGAAAGGACAATAAGAATAAGAGGAAAAGGTGAAAAGGATAGGATAGTACTTTTTGATGATAAAACAGGGGAGCTCATTGAGGGTTACATTGAGAGAAGAGATTCTGACAGTGAATATCTGTTTGTCAACCGTTCAGGGAACCATTTAACGCCCCGTTACATTCAAATGATGATAAAAGATTATGCAAAAGCTGCAGGCATTAAAAAAAGGGTCACACCCCACATTTTAAGGCACTCCTTTGCAACCCACCTGTTAAAAAATGGTGTAGACATCAGGGCAATACAACAGCTTCTGGGCCATTCAAACCTTAGTACGACCCAGATTTATACCAGTGTGGACATGCACACCTTGAAGAATGTGTATGACAAGGCAAAATTGAGTTAA
- a CDS encoding MFS transporter produces MADQSSKYKDIVKANAWKFIILLGIVSLLADMTYEGARSITGPYLAILGASATVVGFVSGFGELVGYVLRFFSGYLSDKTRQYWAITIVGYAVNLLAVPLLALAGSWEIAAMLIITERFGKAIRTPARDVMLSHATSGVGSGWGFGVHEAMDQIGAIMGPLIVAAVLFFNGTYRTGFALLLIPALLALIVLVLSRFLYPHPHHLELSQPKLETKGFKRIYWIYIAAVALIAAGFTDFPLIAYHFQKSVVVSAAIIPIFYAVAMGVDAIAALIFGRLFDKVGVSIMIVVALLSALFAPLVFFGGFYAALVGMALWGIGLGAQESIMMAAVAIMSPVEKRGVAYGAFNMIYGVCWFLGSVLMGVLYDISIFYLVVFSMVMQLSSIPLFIVIRKITGK; encoded by the coding sequence ATGGCAGACCAATCCAGCAAATATAAAGATATAGTTAAAGCAAACGCATGGAAATTCATAATACTGCTTGGAATAGTCAGTCTTCTTGCAGATATGACCTATGAAGGTGCTAGAAGTATCACAGGACCTTATTTGGCTATTTTAGGTGCCAGTGCCACTGTTGTGGGTTTTGTGTCCGGGTTTGGAGAGCTTGTGGGTTACGTCCTTAGATTCTTCTCAGGATATCTCAGCGACAAGACTAGGCAGTACTGGGCCATAACCATAGTTGGATACGCCGTAAATCTTTTAGCAGTACCTTTGCTGGCCCTGGCTGGAAGCTGGGAAATTGCAGCAATGCTCATAATAACAGAAAGGTTCGGGAAAGCCATAAGAACGCCTGCAAGGGATGTTATGCTTTCTCATGCCACATCCGGGGTGGGAAGCGGCTGGGGATTCGGAGTTCACGAGGCAATGGACCAAATAGGGGCCATAATGGGTCCATTAATAGTTGCAGCGGTTTTATTCTTCAATGGAACCTACCGTACAGGTTTTGCGCTGTTACTTATACCTGCACTGCTGGCACTGATTGTGCTTGTGCTTTCCCGCTTTCTTTACCCTCATCCTCACCATCTGGAACTCAGTCAACCTAAATTAGAAACTAAAGGATTTAAAAGGATATACTGGATATATATCGCTGCGGTGGCTCTTATAGCCGCGGGTTTTACAGACTTCCCCCTCATTGCATACCACTTCCAGAAAAGTGTTGTAGTTTCTGCTGCTATTATACCAATTTTCTATGCCGTAGCAATGGGAGTGGACGCCATTGCCGCATTGATTTTTGGTAGATTATTTGATAAGGTCGGTGTTTCCATAATGATAGTGGTTGCATTGTTATCTGCGCTTTTTGCACCTCTCGTGTTTTTCGGAGGATTTTACGCAGCTTTAGTAGGAATGGCTTTGTGGGGTATAGGTTTGGGAGCTCAGGAATCCATAATGATGGCAGCAGTGGCAATAATGTCCCCGGTTGAAAAGAGGGGAGTTGCATACGGTGCTTTTAACATGATTTATGGTGTGTGCTGGTTTTTAGGAAGTGTTTTAATGGGAGTACTCTACGACATTTCCATATTTTACTTGGTTGTGTTTTCTATGGTCATGCAGCTTTCATCAATACCTTTATTCATTGTTATAAGGAAAATAACAGGGAAATAG
- a CDS encoding DUF211 domain-containing protein, protein MAKGLIRIVLDILKPHEPNIPSFAIFLSELSGVDGVNITLMEIDKETENVKVTMQGNELNFEEINRAIEQYGGSIHSVDEVVAGKKLIEEVTTPQD, encoded by the coding sequence GTGGCAAAGGGCCTTATAAGAATAGTTCTTGACATATTAAAACCACACGAACCAAATATACCATCATTTGCAATATTTTTAAGTGAATTGAGCGGCGTGGACGGAGTAAACATCACACTCATGGAAATAGATAAAGAAACAGAGAACGTTAAAGTTACAATGCAGGGAAACGAACTCAACTTCGAGGAAATAAACCGCGCAATAGAACAGTACGGAGGCTCAATACACAGCGTTGACGAGGTTGTTGCAGGTAAAAAACTTATTGAGGAAGTTACAACGCCACAGGATTGA
- a CDS encoding YbgA family protein — translation MRQFPRPRIVSSKCIEFEPCRYNGLIIRSKVVEGLKKYADFQPVCPEVEIGLGVPRDTVNIAEIDGKIELLQPATGRKLTEEMKEFSESFLNSIKDIDGFILKNKSPSCGLKSVRVYNELKNSRPRTDGVGLFAGSVLQKFPYLAIEDEGRIRNLILRENFFTKLFTLADFREVIESGDFNDLLAFQSKNKLLLLSYNQEYSQKMGKVLSNRHDKPLNELKKDYQDLLLKCLSSPQKVTSNINVLMHAMGYFSKKLTSPEKAFFLDTLEKYREGSIPLLVIINLIKSWIIRFNEDYLDKQTFFQPYPEDLMQVTFIYDKMGK, via the coding sequence TTGAGACAGTTTCCAAGGCCCAGAATAGTTTCCAGTAAATGCATTGAATTCGAGCCCTGCAGGTACAACGGCCTTATAATCAGAAGTAAAGTTGTTGAAGGCCTGAAAAAATATGCAGATTTCCAACCTGTCTGCCCTGAAGTGGAGATAGGGCTTGGAGTTCCCAGAGATACCGTGAATATTGCTGAAATAGATGGTAAAATAGAGTTATTACAACCTGCAACCGGAAGGAAACTCACAGAAGAAATGAAAGAATTTTCAGAATCCTTTTTAAACTCCATTAAAGATATTGATGGGTTTATATTGAAAAATAAATCACCTTCCTGTGGTTTAAAGAGCGTAAGGGTGTACAATGAATTAAAAAATTCAAGGCCTCGCACAGACGGTGTGGGTTTATTTGCAGGTTCAGTCCTGCAGAAATTCCCATATCTTGCAATTGAAGACGAGGGGCGCATTAGAAACCTTATTTTAAGGGAAAATTTCTTCACCAAACTTTTCACCCTGGCGGACTTCCGGGAAGTAATTGAATCAGGGGATTTTAACGATCTTTTAGCGTTTCAATCCAAAAATAAGCTTTTGCTCTTATCTTACAACCAGGAATACTCCCAAAAAATGGGAAAAGTCTTATCAAACCGTCATGACAAACCACTTAATGAATTAAAGAAAGATTATCAAGATTTACTGTTAAAATGTCTATCCTCTCCTCAGAAAGTCACATCAAACATCAACGTTTTGATGCATGCCATGGGGTACTTCTCCAAAAAACTAACATCTCCAGAGAAAGCATTCTTTTTAGATACTCTTGAAAAGTATAGAGAAGGAAGCATACCTTTACTTGTGATCATAAACCTAATTAAATCATGGATAATCCGATTTAATGAGGATTATCTGGATAAACAAACATTTTTCCAACCTTACCCTGAGGATCTGATGCAAGTAACCTTCATCTACGATAAAATGGGTAAATAA
- a CDS encoding DUF1284 domain-containing protein — protein sequence MTSKGQKTCSDTNSAGVSDPMRIRAHHLLCMQGFQGYGYTKDFALHMLKVVDHIINNPLCELDIITGCDEICMHCPHKVGEICYKKPHADENIKKMDLTVLEKLGMLEGSKVKAGKIFEEVNQSFKTREDAREVCGNCLWLDKCLWFMRKPI from the coding sequence TTGACGTCAAAAGGGCAGAAAACTTGTTCTGATACAAATTCTGCAGGTGTATCTGATCCAATGAGGATCAGAGCCCACCACCTTTTATGCATGCAGGGGTTTCAGGGATACGGTTACACCAAAGATTTTGCCTTGCATATGCTCAAAGTTGTGGATCATATAATTAATAATCCTCTCTGTGAACTTGATATAATCACGGGGTGTGATGAAATTTGCATGCACTGCCCACACAAGGTTGGGGAGATCTGTTATAAGAAGCCCCATGCTGATGAGAACATCAAAAAAATGGATCTTACGGTTCTTGAAAAACTTGGAATGTTGGAAGGTTCAAAAGTAAAAGCTGGAAAAATCTTTGAAGAAGTGAATCAAAGCTTCAAGACGCGTGAAGATGCCCGAGAAGTTTGTGGAAACTGCTTATGGCTAGATAAGTGTCTTTGGTTTATGCGGAAGCCTATTTAA
- a CDS encoding RraA family protein, whose amino-acid sequence MSEEVSKKQKLSPELLLNNFSPKNSISKLSRSKITTSNLSDAMRHVTGENGTLTGVKPVKDNIKVIGRATTVKTMADDWGTVIKGIYSAQPGDVLVISCDNDDPAVWGEMASGTAQKHGIIGTVIYGSARDITGIRELDYPVFSRDIIPNAGDAKAEGEINVPIKCGNTVVNPGDLIMGDDCGVVAVPSHILDEVIEEAFNIIKGEDEIVRKIACGSSFLDILAIK is encoded by the coding sequence ATGTCAGAGGAAGTCTCAAAAAAACAAAAACTTTCACCAGAGCTGTTATTAAACAATTTTTCGCCAAAAAATTCTATCTCTAAATTATCACGATCAAAGATCACAACATCCAATTTATCAGATGCTATGAGGCACGTTACCGGAGAAAACGGTACTCTTACAGGAGTTAAACCTGTAAAAGATAATATCAAAGTTATAGGAAGGGCCACAACTGTTAAAACCATGGCCGATGATTGGGGAACAGTTATAAAAGGAATATATTCCGCTCAACCCGGAGATGTTCTTGTAATAAGCTGTGATAATGATGATCCTGCTGTTTGGGGTGAGATGGCATCGGGAACTGCCCAAAAACACGGCATAATAGGTACTGTTATCTATGGATCTGCAAGGGACATCACAGGTATAAGGGAACTGGACTACCCTGTATTTTCAAGGGATATTATACCTAATGCCGGAGATGCTAAGGCCGAAGGAGAAATTAACGTTCCCATAAAATGCGGAAACACTGTAGTAAATCCGGGAGACTTAATAATGGGCGATGACTGTGGTGTGGTAGCAGTGCCAAGTCACATTCTGGATGAGGTCATAGAAGAAGCATTCAATATAATAAAAGGTGAAGATGAAATTGTCCGTAAAATAGCTTGCGGATCTTCTTTTTTAGACATATTAGCTATAAAATAA